One part of the Vicia villosa cultivar HV-30 ecotype Madison, WI linkage group LG6, Vvil1.0, whole genome shotgun sequence genome encodes these proteins:
- the LOC131609540 gene encoding cytochrome P450 76T24-like — protein sequence MENQTLLLLITFMSATILIFILRNKKSTKLPPGPYPLPIIGNILELGKNPHKSLTKLSKTYGPIMTLKLGTRITIVISSPQVAKQVLHENSHIFSNRTVPHALFAVDHHKFSVGWLPTLALWKKLRKVCATKVFSTQMLDSTKILRQQKLQELLDYVKEKSKKGEAFDIGEAVFTTVLNSISNTLFSMDLAHSTHDEKSQEFKNIIWGIMEEAGNPNVSDFFPILGPLDPQGFYSRMTNHMKKLCEIFDKIIEERVSSRSSRVDDSEDVCNDVLDSLLKNNIEETSSELSRKEMVHLFLDLFVAGIDTTSSIIEWIMAELLRNPEKLIKAKKELSQTIDKDEIIEESHISKLIFLQAIVKETFRLHPPIPLLLPHKCDEIVNILGYNVPENAQVLVNVWAMGRDSTIWENSNMFLPERFIESDINYKGNNFELIPFGAGKRICPGLPLAHRTVHLIVASLVHNFEWNLADMVVPEEMNMDEKFGLTLKRVQSLRVQAISSA from the exons ATGGAGAACCAAACGCTTCTCCTACTTATTACTTTTATGAGTGCAACTATTCTTATCTTCATTCTTAGAAATAAAAAATCTACAAAACTTCCACCAGGGCCATACCCACTTCCCATCATAGGTAACATCTTAGAACTTGGCAAAAACCCACACAAATCTCTCACAAAACTCTCTAAAACCTATGGACCAATCATGACACTAAAATTAGGAACAAGAATAACCATAGTAATCTCATCCCCTCAAGTAGCCAAACAAGTCTTACATGAAAATAGCCATATCTTCTCCAACAGAACTGTCCCTCATGCACTTTTTGCAGTTGACCATCACAAATTCTCAGTTGGGTGGCTTCCAACATTAGCTTTGTGGAAGAAACTAAGAAAAGTTTGTGCCACAAAAGTATTTTCCACACAAATGCTTGACTCAACAAAAATCCTTCGCCAACAGAAACTGCAAGAATTATTGGATTATGTGAAAGAAAAAAGCAAGAAAGGTGAGGCTTTTGATATTGGTGAGGCTGTTTTTACAACTGTGCTTAATTCAATTTCAAACACTTTGTTCTCTATGGATTTGGCTCATTCCACACATGATGAAAAGTCTCAAGAGTTTAAGAATATTATTTGGGGTATCATGGAAGAAGCTGGTAACCCTAATGTTTCAGATTTCTTTCCTATCCTTGGTCCTTTAGATCCACAAGGTTTTTATTCAAGGATGACAAATCACATGAAGAAGTTGTGTGAGATTTTTGATAAAATTATTGAAGAAAGAGTTTCCTCAAGATCTTCCAGAGTTGATGATTCTGAAGATGTTTGCAATGATGTGTTGGATTCACTTCTCAAAAACAATATTGAAGAAACCTCTTCAGAATTGAGCCGCAAAGAGATGGTGCATCTATTTCTG GATTTATTTGTTGCTGGGATTGATACAACATCAAGCATAATTGAATGGATAATGGCAGAGTTATTACGAAATCCTGAAAAATTAATAAAAGCAAAGAAAGAGTTAAGTCAAACAATTGATAAAGATGAAATAATTGAAGAGTCACATATTTCAAAGCTAATCTTCTTACAAGCAATAGTGAAGGAAACATTTCGTTTGCACCCACCAATTCCATTATTGCTACCCCACAAATGTGATGAAATTGTCAACATATTAGGCTACAATGTGCCAGAAAATGCACAAGTATTAGTTAATGTATGGGCCATGGGAAGAGATTCAACTATTTGGGAAAATTCAAATATGTTCTTGCCGGAAAGATTTATAGAAAGTGATATTAATTACAAGGGTAATAATTTTGAGCTTATACCGTTTGGAGCAGggaaaagaatttgtccaggattGCCATTAGCTCATAGGACTGTGCATTTAATAGTGGCTTCCCTTGTACACAATTTTGAATGGAATTTAGCTGATATGGTAGTGCCTGAAGAGATGAATATGGATGAGAAATTTGGGTTAACTTTAAAGAGGGTCCAATCTCTTCGAGTTCAAGCTATTTCATCAGCTTGA